A region of Maribacter algicola DNA encodes the following proteins:
- a CDS encoding phage integrase SAM-like domain-containing protein — translation MADKIRANRELEILSDKTGHVTQHLKNQNFNLFAEHYIKTHKFKDIRIVASAVEKFKLTIDNPRLKISKINPTIMETFKDYLLHDAGLAGETAHNYFIRFKKVLKSAKIQGYLKFMPTDDIQFSNPNKDDSLRKQVLDAEEL, via the coding sequence TTGGCCGACAAAATAAGAGCAAATCGGGAGTTAGAAATTCTATCAGACAAAACAGGTCATGTTACCCAACATCTTAAAAACCAAAATTTCAATTTATTCGCTGAACACTACATCAAAACACATAAGTTTAAAGACATACGAATTGTGGCCAGTGCTGTTGAAAAATTTAAACTTACAATAGACAACCCAAGGTTGAAAATTTCGAAGATTAACCCAACTATAATGGAAACTTTCAAAGACTATTTGTTACATGATGCGGGACTTGCTGGAGAAACGGCTCATAATTACTTTATACGATTCAAAAAAGTACTCAAATCAGCTAAAATTCAAGGATACTTGAAATTTATGCCTACGGATGATATCCAGTTTTCGAATCCAAATAAAGATGATTCCTTAAGGAAACAAGTTCTAGATGCAGAAGAATTGTGA
- a CDS encoding phosphatase PAP2 family protein, which yields MKTKYIFFGAIMVLILANSCEKDIPRYTEFKSYAYANNDENGGNWVSILLDGATAVDIAPPETTTSTAYLAEIADIKSKMDNINDNQRKSIEYWTNNAVVRWNEIALELIAKYNLIPGPNDDDTYTLPNPNTPDGPPGFPFSHPPYASRALAYLSVAQFDGLISAWHYKYEYNRRAPYQNDASISYAYEPNDIPSYPSDGAVLARISKNILSTMFPLEVAYLEKMEKEHLESLLLSGSNVQSDIDAGVIIANTVSEIALERAANDGMKNAQAPKSVSDSIKAAAFERFGWQWENLELPVRPVGLTPLFGKVKMWSIDDVESVRPIPPPSLDSQEYRDDVEILKNYADNMTDEYRAIANFWQDGLGTYTPPGHWNRFANEFIVESKMNPLRSARTMAYMNMAIMDAGISCWDAKYYYHYPRPIQTIPGFRTIAGTPNFPSYTSGHSVFSAAASEVLAYIFPEKAGLVRGWAEEAAISRVYGGIHWTFDATVGTDQGRNVAQYTINVARMDGAD from the coding sequence ATGAAAACTAAATATATATTCTTCGGGGCAATTATGGTGTTGATTCTAGCCAATTCCTGTGAGAAGGACATTCCCCGCTATACAGAGTTCAAAAGTTACGCCTACGCTAACAATGATGAAAATGGAGGGAATTGGGTTTCCATTTTATTGGATGGGGCTACCGCTGTCGATATTGCACCTCCAGAAACAACCACATCGACCGCTTATTTGGCCGAGATAGCCGATATAAAATCTAAAATGGATAACATCAATGACAATCAACGCAAATCCATAGAATACTGGACCAACAATGCCGTGGTAAGATGGAACGAAATTGCATTGGAACTGATTGCAAAGTACAACCTGATTCCAGGACCTAATGATGATGATACCTATACACTACCTAATCCCAATACACCGGATGGTCCTCCCGGATTTCCGTTTTCACATCCACCTTATGCCAGTAGGGCACTGGCCTATCTTTCGGTAGCGCAGTTCGATGGCCTGATATCCGCATGGCATTACAAATATGAATACAACAGACGGGCACCTTATCAAAATGACGCATCCATAAGTTATGCCTATGAACCCAACGACATTCCCTCTTACCCTTCCGATGGCGCTGTATTGGCACGTATCTCAAAAAATATACTTTCGACAATGTTCCCATTGGAGGTCGCATATCTGGAGAAGATGGAAAAAGAACATTTGGAAAGTCTTTTATTGTCCGGAAGTAATGTACAAAGCGATATTGATGCCGGGGTCATCATTGCCAATACGGTATCGGAAATAGCCTTGGAAAGAGCGGCAAACGACGGCATGAAAAATGCCCAAGCACCAAAATCCGTTTCGGACTCCATTAAGGCCGCTGCCTTTGAAAGATTCGGTTGGCAGTGGGAAAACCTTGAACTTCCCGTAAGGCCGGTAGGATTGACACCGTTGTTTGGAAAAGTCAAAATGTGGAGTATTGATGATGTTGAAAGTGTACGTCCCATACCTCCCCCATCTCTTGATTCCCAAGAGTATCGTGATGACGTTGAAATATTAAAAAATTATGCCGATAACATGACCGATGAATATAGGGCTATCGCAAATTTTTGGCAGGATGGTCTGGGCACCTATACGCCACCCGGGCATTGGAACCGATTTGCGAACGAATTTATAGTGGAAAGCAAAATGAACCCATTACGCAGCGCACGCACCATGGCCTACATGAACATGGCGATTATGGATGCTGGCATAAGTTGCTGGGACGCTAAATATTACTACCATTATCCGAGACCCATTCAAACAATTCCTGGTTTTAGGACCATTGCGGGTACTCCTAATTTCCCGAGTTACACCTCTGGGCATAGTGTGTTTTCAGCTGCCGCCTCAGAAGTGTTGGCCTATATTTTTCCAGAAAAGGCGGGTCTTGTTCGAGGATGGGCCGAAGAAGCCGCAATCTCCAGGGTATATGGAGGAATCCATTGGACTTTCGATGCTACCGTAGGAACGGACCAGGGAAGAAATGTGGCACAATATACCATTAATGTCGCTAGAATGGATGGGGCGGACTAA
- a CDS encoding PSD1 and planctomycete cytochrome C domain-containing protein → MHNQSIYNKGLRALFLCILSGLLYSCNTASDQVDFSTQIKPILNTKCITCHGGVKKSGGFSLLFEEEAFAATESGKPAIIPGDASGSEFIKRLKEEDPELRMPYEKPRLTEEEIELLSKWIDQGAKWGEHWAYSLPKEVAVPPITQKAGMVDEGVDGFLQNEIDNFVLARLENKGISPNVPADEHVLIRRLAFDITGLPPSEKLYSDFIDGKLSYENVVDTLLSQKTFGEKWASWWLDLARYADTKGYEKDNGRTMWRYRDWVIDAFNKDMPYDQFTIEQLAGDLLPDPSVDQLIATAFHRNTMNNDEGGTDDEEFRVAAVMDRVNTTYSVWQSTTMECVQCHSHPYDPFKFEEYYKSLAFFNNTRDEDTPDESPNIRFFDEAQLKSREEVLSWIQEYGNQRTAQKYADFLLFKEPKYLAHNAKNFVKGELADTKYLALWKDGSCELKNIHTNGASYMYMEYSAPLNGTVMTVRQNDAQGQILARFKIDKMEGRSIRRIPFKPIDGPVDLYIEATNDNIKEQVSTSFITWFAFLEDIPGSNKPGHDQVNETFLDLLNAKTDKLPIMVENNEQMARATQIFERGSWMTLGDTVRPGTPKSLNPFSPEWPENRLGMSKWLVSKENPLTARTLVNRVWHQIFGRGIVVSLEDMGTQSDPPSHPALLDWLSLRFMNEQEWHIKLLVKEIVMSGTYRQSSVATPDMYQKDPHNELYARGPRIRLSAEQIRDQALAVSGLLSDKMYGPGVMPPQPDGVWQSVYSNESWVESKGEDRYRRAIYTYLKRTSPYPSFITFDAGSREVCTIRRTVTNTPLQALVTMNDPVYLEAAFEFAKMMDRDNVEEGIAWGFEKATLSKIDQEKLVVLKTLYDDALMDFESGMETELNFLGLSERPSNRIAALTVVANAIMNLDEFLTKA, encoded by the coding sequence ATGCATAATCAAAGTATATACAATAAAGGGTTAAGGGCGTTATTTTTATGCATCCTTAGTGGTCTTTTGTATTCCTGTAATACTGCTTCCGATCAGGTTGATTTCAGCACGCAGATAAAACCCATCTTGAACACCAAGTGTATCACCTGTCATGGTGGGGTCAAGAAAAGTGGGGGTTTCAGCCTACTTTTTGAGGAAGAGGCCTTTGCCGCTACGGAATCCGGGAAACCTGCCATAATCCCCGGGGATGCCTCCGGCAGTGAATTTATCAAACGGTTGAAGGAAGAGGACCCTGAACTTAGGATGCCCTATGAGAAACCAAGATTGACGGAGGAGGAAATCGAACTACTTTCAAAATGGATAGACCAAGGTGCCAAATGGGGGGAGCACTGGGCGTACTCCTTACCAAAGGAAGTGGCTGTACCGCCAATTACGCAAAAAGCGGGTATGGTAGACGAAGGCGTGGACGGTTTTTTACAAAACGAGATCGACAACTTTGTGTTGGCCCGGTTGGAAAATAAAGGAATTTCACCAAATGTCCCTGCCGACGAACATGTCCTGATAAGAAGACTGGCCTTTGACATTACGGGCCTGCCACCTTCGGAAAAACTATATAGCGATTTTATCGATGGAAAACTTAGCTATGAGAATGTGGTGGACACCTTGTTGTCCCAAAAGACCTTTGGCGAAAAATGGGCTAGCTGGTGGCTGGACCTGGCCAGGTATGCGGATACAAAGGGCTATGAAAAGGACAATGGAAGAACCATGTGGCGCTACAGGGATTGGGTCATAGACGCCTTCAACAAAGATATGCCCTATGATCAGTTTACCATAGAGCAGTTGGCGGGCGACCTATTGCCAGATCCTTCCGTGGACCAATTGATCGCCACGGCGTTTCACAGGAACACTATGAACAATGATGAGGGCGGTACGGACGACGAGGAGTTTCGAGTGGCCGCGGTAATGGACCGTGTGAACACTACCTATTCCGTTTGGCAAAGTACTACGATGGAGTGCGTACAATGTCACTCCCATCCCTATGACCCCTTCAAATTTGAGGAATATTATAAAAGTCTCGCCTTTTTTAACAATACACGGGACGAGGATACCCCGGACGAAAGTCCTAACATCCGCTTTTTTGATGAAGCACAATTAAAAAGCAGGGAGGAGGTCCTTTCTTGGATACAGGAGTACGGCAACCAAAGAACGGCCCAAAAGTATGCCGACTTTCTTCTTTTTAAGGAACCTAAATATTTGGCGCACAATGCCAAGAACTTTGTGAAGGGGGAGCTTGCGGACACCAAATATCTTGCCCTTTGGAAAGACGGTTCCTGTGAACTTAAAAACATCCATACCAACGGGGCATCCTATATGTATATGGAATACAGTGCCCCTTTGAACGGTACTGTAATGACCGTACGGCAGAACGATGCCCAGGGCCAAATACTGGCCCGGTTCAAAATCGATAAAATGGAGGGCAGGTCTATCCGAAGGATACCTTTCAAACCAATCGATGGGCCGGTCGATCTATACATCGAGGCAACGAACGATAACATAAAGGAGCAGGTTTCCACCAGCTTCATAACTTGGTTCGCCTTTTTGGAAGATATACCCGGATCGAACAAGCCCGGCCATGACCAAGTGAACGAAACCTTTTTGGATCTGTTGAATGCCAAAACCGATAAACTGCCCATTATGGTCGAAAATAACGAACAAATGGCGAGGGCGACACAGATCTTTGAGCGGGGCAGTTGGATGACCCTTGGCGATACGGTGCGACCGGGAACGCCCAAATCCTTGAACCCGTTTTCACCGGAATGGCCTGAGAACCGTTTGGGGATGTCCAAGTGGTTGGTCAGCAAGGAGAATCCTTTGACCGCCAGAACCTTGGTAAACAGGGTGTGGCATCAGATTTTTGGAAGGGGGATCGTTGTTTCCCTGGAAGATATGGGAACCCAGTCCGATCCACCAAGCCATCCGGCATTGCTGGATTGGCTGTCCTTACGTTTTATGAACGAACAAGAGTGGCATATCAAATTGCTCGTCAAGGAAATCGTAATGTCAGGTACATACAGACAAAGTTCCGTTGCGACACCGGATATGTACCAAAAGGATCCCCACAATGAATTGTATGCCCGCGGCCCCAGGATACGGTTATCGGCAGAACAGATACGAGATCAGGCATTGGCGGTTTCTGGCCTGTTGAGCGACAAGATGTACGGCCCGGGTGTCATGCCCCCGCAACCCGATGGTGTCTGGCAATCCGTTTACAGCAATGAAAGTTGGGTGGAAAGCAAGGGCGAGGACAGGTATAGAAGGGCCATTTATACCTATCTGAAAAGGACCAGCCCGTATCCTTCCTTTATAACCTTTGATGCCGGTAGCCGGGAGGTCTGCACCATCCGCAGAACCGTCACCAATACCCCCTTACAGGCCTTGGTCACCATGAACGACCCCGTTTATTTGGAAGCGGCCTTTGAATTTGCCAAAATGATGGACAGGGACAATGTGGAAGAAGGAATTGCATGGGGATTTGAAAAGGCGACCCTCTCCAAGATCGATCAAGAAAAACTGGTCGTGCTGAAAACTCTTTATGACGATGCCCTGATGGATTTTGAATCGGGAATGGAAACGGAACTAAATTTTTTGGGCCTGAGCGAAAGACCGTCAAACAGAATAGCGGCCTTGACCGTAGTGGCCAATGCCATCATGAACCTGGACGAATTTTTGACCAAGGCATAA
- a CDS encoding DUF1501 domain-containing protein: MKPNIDRLIAEKIQRELEVKTRRHFIKQCATGMGGLALGSIFMGCDPLGPPKKASGAASGFTERDLNPLATLPPPFSPRVKNVIYLHMAGAPSQLEMFDYKPELAKLNNQECPQSLLEGKKFAFIRGTPKLLGPQATFKQEGESGNWVSDNLPHFKKVVDEVAFLKAVHTDQFNHGPAQLFMHTGSPRLGRPSIGSWVTYGLGSENQNLPGFVVLTSGGKAPSAGKSVWGSGFLPSVYQGVQCRSKGDPVLYIEDPDGITRDLKKKTLQAINEINKKEYAKYADPEILARINQYEMAYRMQIAVPEVMNINNEPDYIKEMYGVEPGKESFANNCLLARKLVEDGVRFVQLFDWGWDAHGTDPSTAVDLGLKNKCREIDRPMSALLLDLKQRGLLEDTLVVWGGEFGRTPMQENREGKTMGFKGRDHHGDAFTMWMAGGGIKKGASHGQTDAIGFSGVDGRVSVHDVHATILHLLGFDHEQFTFDFQGRPFRLTDVEGEVIHQILA; this comes from the coding sequence ATGAAGCCCAATATCGATAGACTTATAGCAGAAAAGATTCAACGGGAACTGGAGGTCAAGACAAGACGCCATTTCATTAAACAATGCGCCACCGGTATGGGCGGTCTCGCCCTTGGCTCCATTTTTATGGGATGCGATCCCTTGGGCCCTCCAAAAAAAGCATCGGGCGCAGCCTCCGGTTTCACAGAACGTGATCTAAATCCCTTGGCTACGTTGCCACCACCTTTTTCGCCCCGTGTGAAGAACGTTATTTATTTGCACATGGCCGGGGCCCCTTCCCAATTGGAGATGTTCGACTACAAACCGGAACTGGCCAAATTGAACAATCAAGAATGTCCCCAATCGCTTTTGGAAGGAAAGAAATTTGCCTTCATCCGCGGTACCCCAAAATTATTGGGGCCACAGGCAACTTTCAAGCAGGAGGGAGAATCCGGGAATTGGGTATCGGACAACCTGCCCCATTTTAAGAAGGTAGTTGACGAGGTCGCTTTTTTGAAGGCCGTGCATACGGACCAGTTCAATCACGGTCCGGCGCAATTGTTCATGCATACCGGCAGTCCAAGGTTGGGTAGGCCCAGTATCGGTTCATGGGTCACCTATGGTCTCGGTTCGGAAAACCAGAACCTTCCCGGTTTTGTAGTGCTTACTTCGGGAGGAAAAGCACCAAGTGCTGGAAAAAGTGTTTGGGGAAGCGGCTTTTTGCCATCGGTATACCAAGGGGTGCAATGCCGGTCCAAAGGAGACCCGGTGCTGTATATAGAAGATCCTGATGGAATCACGCGTGACCTAAAGAAGAAGACCCTACAGGCCATCAACGAGATCAATAAAAAGGAATACGCCAAATATGCCGACCCTGAAATTCTGGCCCGTATCAACCAATATGAAATGGCCTACAGAATGCAAATTGCCGTTCCGGAGGTTATGAACATAAACAATGAGCCCGATTATATCAAGGAAATGTACGGTGTGGAACCCGGTAAGGAATCCTTTGCGAACAATTGCCTTTTGGCAAGAAAACTGGTGGAGGACGGTGTTCGTTTCGTCCAGTTGTTCGATTGGGGCTGGGACGCCCATGGCACGGACCCAAGTACCGCCGTGGACCTAGGATTGAAAAACAAGTGTAGGGAGATAGACAGGCCGATGAGCGCGTTGTTGTTGGACCTGAAACAACGAGGTTTGTTGGAGGACACCTTGGTCGTTTGGGGCGGTGAATTTGGGAGGACGCCGATGCAGGAAAACAGGGAAGGAAAGACCATGGGCTTTAAAGGAAGGGACCATCATGGCGACGCCTTTACCATGTGGATGGCAGGTGGCGGAATCAAAAAAGGGGCGTCGCACGGGCAGACCGATGCAATTGGATTCTCTGGTGTGGACGGTAGGGTATCGGTGCACGATGTGCATGCCACTATTTTGCACCTATTGGGCTTCGACCACGAACAGTTTACCTTCGATTTTCAAGGAAGGCCTTTCCGGTTGACGGATGTGGAGGGCGAGGTCATCCATCAAATCCTGGCCTGA
- a CDS encoding amidohydrolase family protein, producing the protein MENLSVVDAHIHLWDLQKLNYPWLMNFPKINRSFSLSDYYEASCGVHVEKMVFVQAECKPSQFMDEIKWVQALADEDKKLSGIVPWAPLHTGSVVAKTLEAFKKDKRIKGVRQLIEPERDINFCIQPKFVEAVQLLGDYGLHFELTIGPKHFPAVLKLVEKCPDTRFILDHIGNPNIQEKQMEPWKSHLNSFANSGPHYCKFSNLVCNADLENWNIEDLRPYTEAVMDAFGPERLIWGSDWPHALRASSWSKWFKTATTLTNGLSQENHLAIFKNNAIHFYNL; encoded by the coding sequence ATGGAAAATTTATCAGTTGTTGATGCACATATTCACCTTTGGGATTTACAAAAGCTGAACTATCCATGGTTAATGAATTTCCCGAAAATAAACCGAAGCTTTTCCTTGTCTGATTATTATGAGGCATCATGTGGAGTTCATGTTGAAAAAATGGTTTTTGTACAAGCTGAGTGCAAGCCCTCACAATTTATGGATGAGATAAAATGGGTGCAGGCACTTGCCGATGAAGACAAAAAACTATCCGGTATTGTTCCATGGGCCCCACTCCACACCGGAAGCGTTGTGGCAAAGACGTTGGAAGCATTTAAAAAAGATAAACGAATAAAAGGGGTTAGACAGTTAATTGAACCAGAGAGAGACATCAATTTTTGTATTCAACCCAAATTCGTGGAAGCTGTACAACTTTTGGGGGATTACGGTCTTCACTTCGAACTTACCATTGGCCCAAAACATTTCCCTGCTGTGCTAAAACTCGTTGAAAAGTGCCCTGACACAAGATTTATTTTAGACCATATAGGCAATCCCAACATTCAGGAAAAACAGATGGAACCTTGGAAAAGCCATCTTAATAGTTTTGCCAATTCTGGACCTCATTATTGTAAATTTTCAAATCTGGTATGCAATGCCGATTTAGAAAATTGGAACATCGAAGACCTAAGGCCCTATACAGAAGCCGTAATGGATGCTTTTGGTCCCGAACGGCTTATTTGGGGAAGCGATTGGCCGCATGCCCTTCGTGCTTCGTCTTGGTCAAAATGGTTCAAAACGGCAACTACCCTAACCAACGGGCTCTCCCAAGAAAATCATTTAGCTATTTTTAAAAATAATGCTATTCATTTTTATAATTTATAA
- a CDS encoding transporter: MENNSRPSFGKKSIYKDFNPRRFFLQLTLTLLSLFTHSDLLSQTPTDALMMPSRNACVLLSYDMGQFDRYWEGDYLRGNETIATVHRNTFLPMAAISIFGDLNLYIGLPYVKTESSEPNGGRFEGANGFQDFMAALKYRALEKQLGKGKLSLLSTVGFSTPATNYLSDYMPYSLGFGAPEFSLRGIAQYDWNNGFYVRGMGGYLWRGYTEAERDYYYNNGSYYSSTMDVPSAWNYEGIFGKWFLNYSLRAELSYSAIKSTSGDDVRDYNAAQPTNKVQFERIGAFLQYYIPSINGLGLVAYHSRVVNGRNTGKMANTGFGITYQFNYLMDKKEIEDEN; encoded by the coding sequence ATGGAAAATAATTCTAGGCCCAGTTTTGGGAAGAAATCCATTTACAAGGATTTTAACCCAAGACGGTTTTTTCTACAACTCACGCTCACCTTATTGAGTCTTTTTACCCATTCCGATCTGTTATCCCAAACACCTACGGATGCATTGATGATGCCATCAAGAAATGCATGTGTGTTACTTAGTTATGACATGGGCCAGTTCGACCGTTATTGGGAAGGGGATTATTTAAGAGGTAATGAGACCATTGCCACGGTACATAGGAACACCTTCTTGCCCATGGCAGCTATCAGCATCTTTGGCGACTTAAATCTATATATAGGTCTACCTTATGTAAAAACGGAATCTTCCGAACCCAATGGTGGTAGGTTTGAAGGTGCCAATGGTTTCCAGGATTTTATGGCGGCACTAAAGTATAGGGCTTTGGAAAAGCAATTGGGAAAAGGAAAATTGAGCCTATTGTCAACCGTTGGATTCTCGACCCCGGCCACCAACTATCTTTCCGATTATATGCCCTATAGTTTAGGTTTCGGGGCACCGGAGTTTTCCCTGCGAGGTATTGCACAATATGATTGGAACAACGGTTTTTATGTACGAGGTATGGGCGGTTATCTATGGCGAGGTTATACAGAGGCTGAACGGGACTATTACTACAACAATGGTAGTTATTATTCATCGACCATGGATGTTCCCAGTGCATGGAACTATGAAGGAATTTTTGGCAAATGGTTCCTAAACTATTCGTTGAGGGCGGAATTAAGCTATTCGGCCATCAAATCCACAAGTGGCGATGATGTAAGGGATTATAATGCCGCCCAACCTACAAACAAAGTGCAATTTGAGAGGATCGGGGCCTTTTTACAGTATTACATTCCTTCGATTAATGGTCTGGGACTTGTAGCCTACCATAGCCGGGTGGTCAATGGGCGAAACACAGGAAAAATGGCGAATACAGGATTTGGGATTACCTATCAATTCAATTACTTAATGGACAAAAAAGAAATAGAGGATGAAAACTAA
- a CDS encoding L-rhamnose/proton symporter RhaT, with protein sequence MSFSIGVILVTLGGILEGLFSIPVTKVKSWQFENIWGIGSLFALLLLPWPLASLYVEDLSQLYSSIPNTVLIGIILSGVAWGIGGIYWGRAIAAMGMALGVSILMGLINIFGSIVPLSVFEPSQLATKGGYILIIAVTTMILGVVIMSVAAKQKETVLISKDKSTNTSHVKGSFKSGILFCIISGILSAGVNFAFIFGAPITDEAIAMQVPEYATSFALWSLVFTANFFINTVYGFYMMVKKGTLKNLKKGSLTIEWLGALFMGLAWPGGIIIYGIGANAMGDYGAYAGFPMMILASILTGNLAGALGGEWKNSGSKPRRIMLYGVLTLCVAFILLGYSTYVMNG encoded by the coding sequence ATGTCGTTCTCTATAGGGGTTATACTTGTTACATTGGGAGGAATCCTGGAAGGATTGTTTTCCATTCCAGTGACCAAGGTGAAATCTTGGCAGTTTGAGAATATATGGGGCATTGGTTCTCTTTTTGCGCTCCTTTTACTGCCCTGGCCTTTAGCCTCTTTATATGTTGAAGACCTATCCCAATTATATTCCTCAATACCCAACACAGTCTTAATAGGAATTATTTTAAGTGGTGTTGCATGGGGAATCGGTGGAATATACTGGGGAAGGGCCATAGCCGCAATGGGCATGGCCCTTGGAGTTTCAATTCTAATGGGTCTCATCAATATTTTTGGCTCCATTGTACCATTGTCCGTCTTTGAGCCTTCGCAACTCGCAACGAAGGGAGGTTATATTCTAATTATCGCGGTCACAACTATGATTCTCGGGGTAGTCATCATGTCGGTGGCGGCTAAGCAAAAAGAGACTGTCCTAATATCCAAAGACAAAAGTACAAATACATCTCATGTTAAAGGGAGCTTTAAGTCAGGTATCCTTTTTTGTATTATATCCGGTATCCTTTCTGCCGGTGTCAACTTTGCCTTTATTTTTGGTGCACCCATCACCGATGAGGCCATAGCTATGCAAGTACCCGAATATGCAACGAGTTTTGCCCTATGGAGTTTGGTCTTTACAGCCAACTTTTTCATTAATACCGTTTATGGTTTTTATATGATGGTTAAAAAAGGAACACTCAAGAATTTGAAAAAAGGAAGCCTTACCATAGAATGGCTTGGTGCCCTTTTTATGGGATTGGCTTGGCCAGGAGGAATAATTATTTATGGAATAGGCGCAAACGCAATGGGAGATTATGGTGCTTATGCAGGCTTTCCTATGATGATACTCGCTTCAATTTTAACGGGTAATTTAGCAGGAGCTTTAGGAGGTGAATGGAAAAACTCAGGATCAAAACCTCGTCGCATAATGCTTTATGGTGTTTTGACCCTGTGCGTCGCTTTCATCCTATTGGGCTACTCCACTTATGTTATGAACGGCTAG
- a CDS encoding tyrosine-type recombinase/integrase — protein MITHRKKAGELINDCLNTTALSILGTPQRKDEFVFDVQNFSINRLNKTINYWVQREEINKHITFHCAKHTFACLLLLYGANLKTVADAMGHSSTKAP, from the coding sequence TTGATTACACATCGCAAAAAGGCAGGTGAACTCATCAACGACTGTCTAAACACTACTGCATTATCTATACTTGGTACCCCTCAACGGAAAGACGAATTTGTATTCGATGTACAAAATTTCAGTATAAATCGCCTCAACAAGACAATTAACTATTGGGTACAACGTGAGGAAATTAATAAACATATAACCTTCCATTGTGCTAAACATACTTTTGCCTGTTTACTTCTCTTGTATGGTGCAAACTTAAAGACCGTGGCTGATGCTATGGGACATAGCTCCACTAAAGCACCCTAA
- a CDS encoding SDR family oxidoreductase, whose product MENKSNTDKHSFYSNRFKNKVAIITGGASGLGRAISEEFCKEGGKVLFTDIDAAGKNVQEENQKRGYQTTFLKGDMGDEKFCEEAVLETFKRYGNINYLVNNAFSFTATGINAKTEDWMRSFTVGPLAYARMAKAVHPFMKKSGGGAIVNISSISAHIAQKDRWTYNTSKGAVNQLTKCQALDLANDNIRVNSVDPGWIWTQETDKAADIDGGGRKKWDPIWGRFHMLKRMGLPIEVARPVLFLLSNDASFITGTNIMVDGGYLSMGPEGLGEYTINAGSQ is encoded by the coding sequence ATGGAGAACAAATCCAATACAGATAAACATAGTTTTTATTCAAATCGTTTTAAAAATAAGGTAGCTATCATCACAGGTGGGGCATCTGGACTGGGACGTGCAATTTCAGAAGAGTTTTGTAAGGAAGGTGGCAAAGTCTTATTTACAGACATAGATGCTGCCGGAAAGAACGTACAGGAAGAAAATCAAAAAAGGGGATATCAGACAACTTTCCTAAAAGGTGATATGGGAGATGAAAAATTTTGTGAGGAAGCTGTGCTGGAAACCTTCAAAAGATACGGAAACATAAATTATTTGGTCAATAACGCCTTTTCGTTTACCGCTACAGGAATAAATGCAAAAACCGAAGATTGGATGCGCAGTTTTACAGTAGGGCCCTTGGCCTATGCCCGTATGGCAAAAGCGGTACATCCATTTATGAAAAAGTCAGGTGGTGGGGCAATTGTAAACATTTCTAGTATTTCCGCCCATATCGCACAAAAGGATAGATGGACGTACAATACATCAAAGGGAGCAGTGAACCAACTTACTAAATGCCAAGCATTGGATTTGGCAAATGATAATATTCGAGTGAACAGTGTAGACCCGGGGTGGATATGGACCCAAGAAACCGATAAAGCAGCCGACATAGATGGGGGTGGGCGTAAAAAATGGGACCCCATCTGGGGACGATTTCATATGCTAAAACGAATGGGATTGCCCATTGAAGTAGCAAGACCAGTTCTCTTCTTATTGAGCAACGATGCCTCTTTTATAACCGGTACCAATATAATGGTAGATGGAGGATACCTTTCCATGGGGCCTGAAGGTCTTGGCGAATATACGATCAATGCAGGCTCTCAGTAA